The proteins below are encoded in one region of Flavobacterium sp. IMCC34852:
- a CDS encoding M13 family metallopeptidase has protein sequence MKLITKLTLGLFSALLLIGCNQKEADFIDPLLTNRDTTVNPGDDFFMYANGGWFKRNPIPDSERSNGIFRTIGDTINSQIKQICEKSAEMTDAPKGSNEQKIGDFYASGMDTLQIEKLGLSPLKADLSRIKAIKDVPSLLKTIAYLHTIGANPGFSLYVGQDDKNSAKYTVFLGQGGLGLGNRDYYFNTDKETANIRSEYVKHLEKMGLLIGKNKETAKANASIIMKLETELADNSRKLEALRDPIKNYNKMGIDQINAATPNIDWKAMTANIGIKNVDTVIVGQPEFYKALNQMIKSYSIEDWKTYLEWDLVNSYASYLNNAIEKQNFYFYSTVMSGVKEQKPRWKRIVEQTDGSLGELIGQVYVKDYLPKGSKEKLLEIGNNIRDVYAERIKNLDWMSEETKKKALFKLSKIVMKVGYPDKWKDLSSVQINRGTFLANVMATNKWAIQDMIKKYGKPVDRTEWGMYPQTYNAYYSPSNNEICVPACNILVPGFEGRMPDDAVLYGIIGGSTFGHEITHGFDDQGSQYDEKGNLNNWWTAEDLKKFKAKTKLIVEQFSQYEALPGKFVNGDATQGENIADLGGVVMGFEAFKKSAQYKNKEKISGLTPEQRFFLAYGYAWMVNIKPESLAQQLLTDVHAPAKYRINGPLENNPDFHKAFNIKPGSKMRRPDNLKVVIW, from the coding sequence ATGAAATTAATAACCAAGCTAACTTTAGGCTTATTTTCTGCGTTATTGCTTATTGGTTGTAACCAAAAAGAAGCCGATTTTATTGATCCTTTATTAACTAACAGAGACACCACGGTCAATCCCGGCGATGACTTTTTTATGTATGCCAATGGTGGATGGTTTAAACGAAATCCAATTCCGGACAGTGAAAGAAGTAACGGGATATTCCGAACTATAGGCGATACCATTAATTCTCAAATTAAACAAATTTGTGAAAAATCAGCGGAGATGACCGACGCACCGAAAGGAAGTAACGAACAAAAAATAGGCGATTTCTATGCTTCCGGTATGGATACTTTACAAATTGAAAAATTGGGTTTGTCCCCTTTAAAAGCTGATTTGAGTAGAATCAAAGCCATTAAAGATGTTCCTTCCTTATTGAAAACCATCGCGTATTTACATACCATCGGTGCTAATCCGGGTTTTTCTTTGTATGTAGGTCAAGATGATAAAAACAGTGCTAAATATACCGTGTTTTTGGGTCAAGGTGGATTGGGTTTAGGGAATCGAGATTACTATTTCAATACCGATAAAGAAACCGCTAATATTCGTTCCGAATATGTAAAGCATTTGGAGAAAATGGGCTTGTTAATTGGAAAAAATAAAGAAACCGCTAAAGCCAATGCCAGCATAATTATGAAGTTGGAAACAGAATTGGCGGATAACTCCAGAAAATTAGAAGCGCTTCGTGATCCGATTAAAAACTACAATAAAATGGGGATTGATCAAATCAATGCCGCAACGCCAAATATCGATTGGAAAGCAATGACTGCCAACATCGGAATTAAAAATGTTGATACCGTAATTGTTGGCCAACCGGAATTTTACAAGGCTTTGAACCAAATGATAAAAAGTTATTCAATCGAAGATTGGAAAACCTATCTGGAATGGGATTTGGTAAATTCTTATGCGTCTTATTTGAATAATGCTATAGAAAAGCAAAACTTTTATTTTTATTCTACAGTGATGAGTGGCGTGAAAGAACAAAAGCCAAGATGGAAACGCATAGTAGAGCAAACCGATGGATCTTTGGGCGAATTAATAGGTCAGGTTTATGTGAAAGATTATTTGCCGAAAGGCTCCAAAGAGAAACTGCTGGAAATAGGAAATAACATTCGCGATGTTTATGCAGAACGCATCAAGAACTTGGATTGGATGAGCGAAGAGACAAAGAAAAAAGCTTTATTCAAGTTGAGTAAGATTGTAATGAAAGTCGGTTACCCTGATAAGTGGAAAGACTTGAGCAGTGTTCAGATCAATAGAGGTACGTTTTTAGCCAATGTTATGGCTACTAACAAATGGGCGATTCAAGATATGATAAAAAAGTATGGCAAACCGGTTGATAGAACCGAATGGGGCATGTATCCGCAAACCTATAATGCTTATTATAGTCCTAGTAACAACGAAATCTGTGTTCCGGCTTGTAATATTTTGGTACCCGGATTTGAAGGCAGAATGCCCGATGATGCTGTGTTGTATGGTATTATTGGTGGTTCTACTTTCGGACACGAAATCACCCACGGATTTGATGACCAAGGCAGTCAGTATGACGAAAAAGGAAACTTAAACAATTGGTGGACCGCAGAAGATTTGAAAAAGTTCAAAGCCAAAACCAAATTGATTGTGGAACAATTCAGTCAATACGAAGCTTTACCGGGCAAATTCGTAAACGGTGATGCTACGCAAGGGGAAAACATAGCCGATTTAGGAGGTGTTGTCATGGGATTTGAAGCCTTTAAAAAATCAGCGCAATACAAAAACAAAGAAAAAATAAGTGGTTTAACGCCGGAACAACGTTTCTTTTTAGCTTATGGCTACGCTT
- a CDS encoding YgaP family membrane protein — protein MKNRIIRAVAGTFILISLLLSIYVNQNWLWFTAFVGANLLQSSITKWCLMEDILDKLGIKD, from the coding sequence ATGAAAAACAGAATAATCAGAGCTGTAGCGGGAACATTTATCTTAATCAGCTTATTGTTATCGATTTATGTCAATCAGAATTGGCTTTGGTTTACCGCTTTTGTCGGAGCCAATTTGCTGCAATCTTCTATCACCAAATGGTGTTTGATGGAAGATATTTTAGACAAACTCGGAATTAAAGATTAA
- a CDS encoding efflux RND transporter permease subunit, which translates to MQEGISGKIAHFFINSKLTILLMVGLMIIGVYSSFLIPREEEPQINVPMADVMVGYPGASPSEVESRVVKPLEKILSNIKGVEHVHSMAMNGQAILIVQFYVGQDVERSYVKLYDELAKHENMFPQGVYKPLVKTRSIDDVPMLGLTLWSEKLNDFEIRQIAEEVTSEIEKVKDVAITKEIGGRNREVKVVLDKDKMAENGVDVLSIMQMIQANNGSSQSGSFVSADKEYLLTTGEFLKSAEDVENLVVGVNANLPVYLKQVASVQDGPSTPRSYVSFGYGKANEKFAKNNSEYPAVTISIGKVKGADAMKISEKILEKVEQLKQTIITDDVHVEVTRNYGETASDKVGELLLHLGIAIIAVTLLVMLAMGWRGGLVVFFSVPLTFALTLFAYYMLGYTLNRITLFALVFVVGIVVDDSIIIAENMHRHFKMKRLPFKQAAIYAINEVGNPTILATFTVIAAILPMAFVSGMMGPYMSPMPIGASIAMLLSLFVALTVTPYLGYHLLHEKEEQEQKAEQGLETSWIYKVYSKMERPFLESSKKRRLMLGITVLLLIGSVLMFFTKSVAVKMLPFDNKNEFQVVIDMPEGTTLERTAAVTQEIAQYLSTVPEVVNYQNYIGTSAPITFNGLVRHYDMRGGSNMADIQVNLLHKEDRDLQSHDIAKIVRPEIQKIAKKYAANVKIIEVPPGPPVLSTLVAEIYGPNYKEQIKVANQVKTILENTTDIVDVDWMTEDDQTEYKLVVDKEKAMLNGIAPQQVVGNLTYLLKEYPVSNLYDENSNDNVGIVLSLDDKDKTSLQDIQTLKIKGNRGNVVPVSDLVKVVQDTLQKTIYRKDQKRVVYVTADMAGDLESPVYAILGMNEKLQKMQLPKGYKVNELYMEQPSDESDFTVKWDGEWQITLEVFRDLGAAFLIVIVIIYMLIVGWFQNFKTPMVMMMAIPLSLVGIVLGHWMLGAFFTATSFIGMIALAGVMVRNSVLLIDFIEIRLNDGVPLKQAIIEAGAVRTTPILLTTGAVVIGASIILFDPIFQGLAISLVFGAIVSTLLTLIVVPLIYYITERKKWERNSSETKEQELNS; encoded by the coding sequence ATGCAAGAAGGTATATCAGGTAAAATCGCCCATTTTTTCATCAATTCGAAGTTAACGATACTGTTAATGGTTGGATTAATGATTATCGGCGTATACAGTTCGTTTCTGATTCCAAGAGAAGAAGAACCGCAAATTAATGTTCCGATGGCCGACGTAATGGTGGGTTATCCCGGAGCGAGTCCAAGTGAAGTCGAAAGCCGCGTGGTGAAACCTTTAGAGAAAATCCTTTCCAACATCAAAGGCGTAGAACACGTGCACAGTATGGCGATGAATGGGCAAGCGATTTTGATTGTCCAGTTTTATGTTGGGCAAGATGTGGAACGTTCGTATGTAAAATTATACGATGAGTTGGCCAAACACGAAAATATGTTTCCGCAGGGTGTTTACAAACCTTTAGTAAAAACCCGTTCTATTGACGATGTTCCGATGTTAGGCCTAACACTTTGGAGCGAAAAGCTAAACGATTTCGAAATTCGTCAAATAGCCGAAGAAGTAACTTCTGAGATTGAAAAAGTAAAAGATGTCGCCATCACCAAAGAAATCGGTGGCCGAAACCGCGAAGTGAAAGTGGTGTTAGACAAAGATAAAATGGCCGAAAACGGTGTCGATGTGTTGAGCATTATGCAAATGATTCAAGCCAATAACGGCAGCTCACAATCCGGAAGTTTTGTTTCAGCCGATAAAGAATATTTGTTGACAACCGGAGAATTTCTAAAATCTGCAGAAGATGTTGAGAATTTAGTAGTTGGTGTGAATGCCAATCTTCCGGTTTATTTGAAACAAGTCGCTTCGGTACAAGACGGACCGTCAACGCCGAGAAGTTATGTGTCTTTTGGGTATGGCAAAGCCAATGAAAAATTCGCCAAAAACAATTCGGAATATCCTGCCGTAACGATTTCTATCGGTAAAGTAAAAGGGGCAGATGCGATGAAAATTTCCGAAAAGATTTTGGAGAAAGTCGAGCAACTGAAACAAACGATTATCACCGATGATGTTCACGTAGAAGTAACGCGTAATTACGGCGAAACCGCTTCGGATAAAGTAGGTGAGTTGTTACTGCATTTAGGGATTGCGATTATTGCGGTTACGCTTTTGGTGATGTTAGCCATGGGTTGGCGCGGCGGTTTGGTGGTTTTCTTTTCAGTACCATTAACGTTTGCTTTGACACTGTTTGCCTATTATATGTTGGGTTACACGTTGAATAGAATTACCTTATTCGCTTTAGTTTTCGTGGTGGGAATTGTCGTAGACGACAGTATCATCATCGCCGAAAATATGCACCGTCACTTCAAGATGAAGCGATTACCATTCAAACAAGCAGCTATTTATGCGATTAATGAAGTTGGGAATCCAACTATTTTAGCAACGTTCACAGTTATTGCAGCTATTCTTCCGATGGCGTTTGTATCGGGAATGATGGGACCATACATGAGTCCGATGCCGATTGGTGCTTCGATTGCAATGTTGTTGTCCTTGTTTGTGGCGTTGACTGTTACACCTTATTTGGGTTACCATTTATTACACGAAAAAGAAGAACAAGAACAAAAAGCCGAACAAGGATTAGAAACATCATGGATTTATAAAGTCTATAGCAAAATGGAAAGACCATTTTTAGAAAGTTCTAAAAAGCGTCGTTTGATGTTAGGTATCACCGTTTTATTGTTAATCGGTTCGGTCTTGATGTTTTTTACCAAATCGGTAGCCGTGAAGATGTTACCATTTGACAATAAAAACGAATTCCAAGTCGTGATTGACATGCCGGAAGGAACGACTTTAGAAAGAACGGCTGCGGTAACTCAGGAAATCGCCCAATATCTTTCAACCGTTCCTGAAGTGGTAAATTATCAGAACTATATCGGTACTTCTGCTCCGATTACGTTTAACGGTTTGGTGCGTCATTACGATATGCGTGGTGGTAGTAATATGGCCGATATTCAAGTGAATTTGTTGCATAAAGAAGACCGCGATTTGCAAAGTCACGACATTGCCAAAATCGTCCGTCCCGAAATTCAAAAGATAGCCAAGAAATATGCTGCTAATGTTAAGATTATAGAAGTGCCACCCGGACCGCCGGTATTATCGACATTGGTAGCGGAAATCTATGGCCCGAATTATAAAGAGCAAATCAAAGTCGCCAATCAAGTAAAAACCATTCTAGAAAATACCACAGATATAGTTGATGTAGATTGGATGACTGAAGACGACCAAACGGAATATAAATTGGTGGTCGATAAAGAAAAAGCCATGCTTAACGGAATTGCTCCACAGCAAGTGGTAGGCAATTTGACTTATTTGCTTAAAGAATATCCGGTTTCTAATTTGTATGATGAAAATTCAAATGACAATGTAGGGATTGTTTTGTCTTTAGACGATAAGGATAAAACGAGTTTACAAGACATTCAAACTTTGAAAATCAAAGGCAATCGCGGCAATGTTGTTCCTGTTAGTGATTTGGTTAAAGTGGTTCAAGACACCTTGCAAAAAACCATTTACCGCAAAGACCAAAAACGTGTGGTGTATGTAACTGCTGATATGGCCGGAGATTTAGAAAGTCCGGTGTACGCGATTTTAGGTATGAATGAAAAACTCCAAAAAATGCAATTGCCAAAAGGCTATAAAGTCAACGAATTGTACATGGAGCAACCATCTGATGAAAGCGATTTTACCGTAAAATGGGATGGCGAATGGCAAATTACGTTGGAAGTCTTCCGCGATTTAGGAGCAGCTTTCTTAATCGTGATTGTGATTATTTATATGTTGATTGTAGGTTGGTTCCAAAATTTCAAAACCCCGATGGTGATGATGATGGCTATTCCACTTTCGTTAGTCGGAATCGTTTTAGGTCACTGGATGTTGGGTGCTTTCTTTACCGCAACTTCTTTTATCGGAATGATTGCTTTGGCCGGTGTGATGGTGCGAAACTCAGTTTTGCTTATCGACTTTATCGAAATCCGATTGAACGATGGCGTACCATTGAAACAAGCTATCATAGAAGCCGGCGCAGTAAGAACCACGCCAATTTTATTAACCACCGGAGCAGTGGTTATCGGAGCATCCATCATTTTGTTTGATCCGATATTTCAAGGTTTAGCGATTTCGTTAGTATTTGGAGCAATTGTATCGACATTGCTGACACTAATTGTAGTGCCTTTGATTTATTACATCACCGAGAGAAAAAAATGGGAGCGCAATTCATCAGAAACAAAAGAGCAAGAACTTAATTCCTAA
- a CDS encoding efflux RND transporter periplasmic adaptor subunit has translation MNNKIITTLLLSPFLFLSCGKDRKEITDNAAAIPVKVSGMTAQNNGSFVTASGKIEAENSANVSTRMMGYVTKVHVKVGQKVSAGQLMVSINATDLQAKKAQVDASILQATAAFNNAKKDYERFTVLFNQQSASQKELDDMTSRYEMAKAGLDAAKQMRNEVLAQFNYSNITAPFSGEVTNTFVKEGDMANPGMPLVSIEGVSRLQVTAMVSESDIANIQNGMAVKVLVKSINKEVTGKVIEVSSSAKNTGGQYLVKVSLNQIDKAILSGMFVNVQFPVANKTQTTNTTDKVLVPESALVKQGQLTGIYTIGNGNKAILRWLRIGKTFGNQVEVLSGLSAEEQYIVSAEGKLYNGAKVSIQ, from the coding sequence ATGAACAATAAAATAATAACCACGCTATTGCTATCGCCTTTCTTATTCCTTTCTTGTGGAAAAGACCGAAAAGAAATTACAGATAATGCCGCGGCTATCCCGGTAAAAGTTAGTGGAATGACTGCGCAAAACAATGGTTCTTTTGTAACCGCCAGCGGCAAAATCGAAGCCGAAAACAGTGCCAATGTCAGTACCCGAATGATGGGTTACGTAACCAAAGTACATGTGAAAGTCGGGCAAAAAGTTAGCGCCGGACAATTGATGGTAAGCATCAACGCTACCGATTTACAAGCCAAAAAAGCCCAAGTAGATGCGTCTATTTTGCAAGCTACGGCGGCGTTTAATAATGCCAAAAAAGACTACGAAAGATTCACGGTATTATTCAACCAACAAAGTGCTTCTCAAAAAGAGTTAGACGACATGACTTCGCGCTACGAAATGGCGAAAGCCGGATTGGATGCCGCTAAGCAAATGCGTAATGAAGTTTTAGCCCAATTCAATTATAGTAATATCACCGCGCCGTTTTCGGGCGAAGTAACCAATACTTTTGTCAAAGAAGGCGATATGGCGAATCCCGGAATGCCGCTAGTAAGCATAGAAGGCGTTTCGCGTTTGCAAGTTACTGCCATGGTTTCGGAAAGTGATATAGCCAACATTCAAAACGGAATGGCCGTAAAAGTTTTGGTAAAATCCATCAATAAAGAAGTAACCGGGAAAGTTATTGAAGTCAGCAGTTCGGCTAAAAATACCGGCGGACAGTATTTGGTAAAAGTCAGTTTGAACCAAATCGACAAAGCCATTTTATCAGGCATGTTTGTCAATGTTCAATTTCCGGTAGCCAATAAAACTCAAACGACTAACACAACCGATAAAGTGTTGGTTCCCGAAAGCGCTTTAGTAAAACAAGGCCAACTCACCGGAATTTACACTATCGGCAACGGTAACAAAGCCATTTTAAGATGGTTGCGCATCGGGAAAACTTTTGGCAACCAAGTCGAAGTTTTATCAGGCTTATCGGCTGAAGAACAATACATCGTTTCGGCAGAAGGTAAGTTGTATAATGGCGCAAAAGTTTCTATCCAATAG
- a CDS encoding TolC family protein, whose translation MNKIVVTTGFLFLSIFGFSQDTLSISKSDLKQKITEKNLQIKIADQNYQLAKADFRQSNALFLPNITVSYTGMATTNPLMAFGSKLNQEILTQSDFNPALLNDPKTTQNFATKIEIQQPLLNVDGIFGRQAAKAKMEAFQLQTQRTQEYLELEVSKAYMQLQLAYKAVRVLEKAESTAKANLKLVDNYFKQGLLQKTDVLNVQVRVNDISNQLQYAKSNVQNASDYLAFLLNEDTQGKTFKPSEELENSIKVEAINTQLSENRKDIQAMDKSSEAYQKMMVMSKMNFLPRLNAFGSYELYDSQFLGTAAKGYLVGAQLSWNVFDGYKSIGKYDKAKADFQKAAIETEQYKKQSQLELSKTNRQLKDAENKVGLSQMAFEQSLEAYRIRQNRFTQGLEKTTDLLTAETQMIQKELEHLQAVFEYNFTQQYLQFLTQ comes from the coding sequence ATGAACAAAATAGTAGTAACCACAGGATTTTTATTCTTATCAATTTTCGGATTTAGCCAAGATACTTTGTCTATTTCCAAAAGCGATTTGAAACAAAAAATAACCGAGAAAAACCTGCAAATCAAAATCGCTGATCAAAACTACCAATTGGCTAAAGCAGATTTCCGCCAATCAAATGCACTCTTTTTGCCCAACATTACTGTTTCCTATACCGGAATGGCTACTACCAATCCGCTAATGGCTTTTGGTTCCAAATTAAATCAGGAAATTCTAACCCAATCCGATTTCAATCCGGCTTTGTTGAATGACCCGAAAACCACGCAAAACTTTGCCACTAAAATCGAAATCCAACAACCGTTACTCAACGTTGACGGCATTTTCGGAAGACAAGCGGCTAAGGCCAAAATGGAAGCTTTCCAACTGCAAACGCAACGAACACAAGAGTATTTAGAATTGGAAGTATCCAAAGCTTATATGCAATTACAATTGGCTTATAAAGCCGTTCGTGTTTTGGAAAAAGCAGAGTCAACGGCTAAAGCCAATTTGAAATTGGTCGACAATTATTTCAAACAAGGTTTGTTGCAAAAGACCGATGTGTTGAATGTTCAAGTACGCGTTAATGACATTTCAAATCAATTGCAATACGCCAAAAGCAATGTGCAAAATGCCTCCGATTATTTGGCTTTTCTATTAAACGAAGACACGCAAGGCAAAACCTTTAAACCTTCAGAAGAATTAGAGAACTCCATTAAGGTTGAAGCTATAAATACCCAATTATCCGAGAATAGAAAAGACATTCAAGCGATGGATAAATCATCCGAAGCGTATCAAAAAATGATGGTCATGAGCAAAATGAATTTTTTGCCAAGATTAAACGCTTTCGGAAGTTATGAGTTGTACGACAGTCAGTTTTTAGGCACTGCTGCCAAAGGATATTTGGTTGGAGCACAATTGTCTTGGAACGTTTTCGACGGTTATAAATCCATCGGAAAATACGACAAAGCCAAAGCTGATTTCCAAAAAGCTGCCATCGAAACCGAGCAATACAAAAAGCAAAGCCAACTCGAATTAAGCAAAACCAATCGACAACTAAAAGATGCTGAAAACAAAGTCGGTTTGTCGCAAATGGCCTTCGAACAATCGCTAGAAGCGTATCGCATTCGCCAAAATCGTTTCACCCAAGGATTAGAAAAAACCACCGATTTATTGACTGCCGAAACCCAAATGATTCAAAAGGAATTAGAGCATTTGCAAGCCGTTTTCGAGTACAATTTCACCCAACAGTATTTACAATTTTTGACCCAATAG
- a CDS encoding DUF6132 family protein: MTRKVVIVTVIGVLVGAIGGYAYYHFIGCASGSCAITSKPLNSTLYGSLMGGLLFNIFVPKPKQEK, encoded by the coding sequence ATGACTAGAAAAGTAGTAATTGTCACTGTAATCGGAGTATTGGTCGGAGCCATTGGCGGTTATGCCTATTATCATTTTATAGGTTGTGCCAGCGGGAGTTGTGCCATTACATCCAAACCGTTGAACTCTACTTTATACGGAAGTTTAATGGGCGGATTGTTGTTTAATATTTTTGTGCCAAAACCAAAGCAAGAAAAATAG
- a CDS encoding heavy-metal-associated domain-containing protein: MEQQFEVENIKCGGCMNSIKTALLKLEGVTGVEIDKEIDTVLVNGDFNREAIVEKLNDLGYPEKGNNTLIRKAKSYVNCAIGRMTDNTND, encoded by the coding sequence ATGGAACAGCAATTTGAAGTGGAAAATATAAAATGCGGTGGCTGTATGAATAGTATTAAAACCGCTTTGCTCAAACTGGAAGGTGTAACCGGAGTCGAAATAGATAAAGAAATTGATACGGTTTTGGTGAATGGTGACTTTAACCGAGAGGCAATAGTTGAAAAACTAAACGATTTAGGCTATCCCGAAAAAGGCAACAATACCTTGATAAGAAAAGCAAAATCGTATGTGAACTGCGCCATCGGCCGAATGACAGACAACACTAATGACTAG
- the trxA gene encoding thioredoxin, whose amino-acid sequence MNNSFDQIINSEKPVLIDFFATWCGPCQVLGPILKEVKDSLGERVSIIKVDVDKNQELAAMQQVRGVPTMILFQNGQQLWRQSGVLSKEEIIKNILEKSI is encoded by the coding sequence ATGAATAATAGTTTTGACCAAATAATAAATTCGGAAAAACCGGTATTGATAGATTTTTTTGCCACTTGGTGCGGACCGTGTCAAGTGCTTGGTCCGATTTTAAAGGAAGTTAAAGACAGTCTTGGAGAAAGAGTGTCCATTATTAAAGTCGATGTAGATAAAAATCAGGAATTGGCCGCTATGCAACAAGTTCGTGGTGTGCCAACGATGATATTGTTTCAAAATGGACAACAACTATGGCGACAATCCGGTGTGTTATCCAAAGAAGAAATTATTAAAAATATACTCGAAAAATCAATATAA
- a CDS encoding MBL fold metallo-hydrolase, whose amino-acid sequence MKLEQIYTGCLAHAAYYLESNGEAAIFDPLREVQPYIERATKDNAKIKYVFETHFHADFVSGHLDLAQKEKAVIVYGPTAKPGFEALVAHDNQVFEVGNCKVKAIHTPGHTMESTTYLIIDENGKEHGIITGDTLFIGDVGRPDLAQHVIADLTQDKLARLLYHSLREKIMPLSDDLIVYPNHGAGSACGKMMSKETTDTLGNQKKSNYALNPKLTEDEFVLSLLTGLTTPPAYFPKNVLMNIQGYESLDKVMHRGQKPYDAKTFEIVANETQALILDTRKAAEFAKGFIPNSINIGLESNFAMWVGELIPDLQQEILLVAENHEKVEEAIIRLSRVGYDHTIGYLEGGFEAWIKAGKEIDSVNRISAEELETLVEIHATPIIDVRKKSEYDSEHLVGAINVPLNEINQHLSDFPKDKHFVLHCLGGYRSMIAASILKQRGFENFVDVIGGFNEIKLTKLPITNYVCPTTLL is encoded by the coding sequence ATGAAATTAGAACAAATTTATACCGGATGTTTAGCACATGCTGCTTATTATTTGGAATCCAACGGTGAAGCGGCCATTTTTGATCCTTTGCGTGAAGTACAACCTTATATTGAACGCGCGACTAAAGACAATGCCAAAATCAAATATGTTTTCGAAACGCATTTCCACGCCGATTTTGTATCGGGACATTTGGATTTAGCCCAAAAAGAAAAAGCCGTCATTGTTTACGGACCAACAGCCAAACCGGGTTTTGAAGCTTTGGTAGCTCATGATAATCAGGTTTTTGAGGTTGGCAATTGCAAGGTCAAAGCCATTCATACACCCGGACATACCATGGAAAGCACGACTTATTTGATTATTGATGAGAACGGAAAAGAACACGGCATTATTACCGGAGACACATTATTTATTGGTGATGTTGGCCGACCGGATTTGGCCCAACATGTAATAGCCGATTTAACGCAAGACAAATTAGCCAGACTGCTTTATCATTCGCTTCGAGAAAAAATCATGCCGTTGTCAGATGACTTAATCGTTTACCCGAATCACGGTGCCGGAAGTGCTTGTGGGAAAATGATGAGTAAAGAAACCACCGATACTTTGGGCAACCAAAAAAAGAGCAATTACGCTTTGAATCCAAAATTAACCGAAGACGAATTTGTTCTCTCATTACTAACCGGATTAACAACGCCACCGGCTTATTTTCCCAAAAATGTATTGATGAATATTCAAGGTTATGAAAGTTTGGATAAAGTTATGCATCGCGGTCAAAAGCCTTATGATGCCAAAACATTTGAAATCGTAGCCAATGAAACGCAGGCCTTGATTTTGGATACCAGAAAAGCGGCTGAATTTGCGAAAGGTTTTATTCCCAATAGTATCAACATCGGATTAGAAAGTAATTTTGCGATGTGGGTTGGCGAATTAATCCCCGATTTGCAGCAAGAAATTTTATTGGTAGCCGAAAATCACGAAAAAGTAGAAGAAGCCATCATCCGATTATCGAGAGTAGGTTATGACCATACCATCGGTTATTTGGAAGGCGGTTTTGAAGCTTGGATAAAAGCTGGAAAAGAAATTGATTCCGTAAACAGAATCTCGGCCGAAGAATTAGAAACTTTAGTAGAAATTCACGCCACACCAATCATTGATGTCAGAAAGAAAAGCGAATACGATTCTGAGCACTTAGTAGGCGCTATTAATGTTCCATTAAATGAGATTAATCAGCATTTGTCAGACTTTCCCAAAGACAAACACTTTGTATTACATTGTTTAGGCGGTTATCGCAGTATGATTGCCGCTTCGATTTTAAAGCAAAGAGGTTTTGAGAATTTTGTGGATGTGATTGGCGGTTTCAATGAAATCAAGTTGACGAAATTGCCTATTACCAATTATGTTTGTCCAACGACTTTATTATAA
- a CDS encoding Crp/Fnr family transcriptional regulator — protein sequence MLALLKESYGFIFEEKLLEEIAQVSQLKAFEEGEILIDFGDYIKNMPLLISGAIKILREDFDEGELLLYFLEKGDTCAMTMACCLGETKSEIRAVAETKGEVVMIPVGKMEEWLGKYKSWRNYVFNSYNSRLKEMLMAIDNLAFMNMDERLYNYLLDKAQINKTDFIQNTHQEIAYDLHTSRVVISRLLKALENEGKIKLHRASIELVRS from the coding sequence ATGTTAGCATTACTCAAAGAAAGTTACGGTTTTATTTTTGAAGAAAAACTTCTCGAAGAAATTGCCCAAGTATCCCAACTCAAAGCATTTGAAGAAGGCGAAATCTTGATTGATTTTGGCGATTATATCAAAAACATGCCCTTGCTGATTTCAGGTGCGATAAAAATTCTGCGTGAAGATTTTGACGAAGGCGAATTGTTACTTTATTTTTTAGAAAAAGGCGATACTTGTGCGATGACGATGGCTTGTTGTTTGGGTGAAACCAAAAGTGAAATTCGCGCAGTAGCCGAAACCAAAGGTGAAGTAGTTATGATACCGGTAGGCAAAATGGAAGAATGGCTCGGCAAATATAAGAGTTGGCGAAATTACGTTTTCAACAGCTACAACAGCCGCTTAAAAGAAATGTTGATGGCCATTGATAATCTGGCTTTCATGAATATGGACGAGCGATTGTACAATTATCTTTTAGACAAAGCCCAAATCAATAAAACCGATTTTATTCAAAATACCCATCAGGAAATTGCCTACGACTTGCATACTTCGCGTGTGGTGATTTCTCGTTTGTTGAAGGCTTTAGAAAACGAAGGAAAAATAAAACTGCATCGGGCTTCCATTGAGTTGGTTCGATCGTAA